A DNA window from Salvelinus fontinalis isolate EN_2023a chromosome 28, ASM2944872v1, whole genome shotgun sequence contains the following coding sequences:
- the ak6 gene encoding adenylate kinase isoenzyme 6, giving the protein MKIMKRPNILLTGTPGVGKTTLGKELAQRTGLTYVNVGDLAQEGQLFDGFDEEYQCPVLDEDRVVDELEDKMGDGGVIVDYHGCDFFPERWFQIVFVLRTDNTNLYSRLEGRGYTGKKLQDNVQCEIFQTIYEEAMEAYKEEIVHQLPSNEPEDLERNLEQVVQWIEQWVKDNN; this is encoded by the exons ATGAAAATCATGAAGCGACCAAATATTCTACTGACAG GCACCCCTGGCGTAGGGAAGACCACCCTGGGAAAAGAGCTTGCCCAGAGGACAGGACTAACCTATGTCAATGTAGGCGACCTGGCACAAGAAG GGCAGCTGTTTGATGGATTTGATGAAGAGTACCAGTGCCCAGTGTTAGATGAAGACCGG GTGGTGGATGAGCTGGAGGATAAGATGGGGGACGGAGGGGTGATAGTGGACTACCACGGCTGTGACTTCTTCCCAGAGCGCTGGTTTCAGATTGTCTTCGTGCTCCGCACAGACAACACCAACCTCTACAGCCGGCTGGAGGGCAG GGGCTACACAGGGAAGAAATTGCAGGACAATGTCCAGTGTGAGATCTTCCAGACCATTTATGAGGAGGCCATGGAGGCCTACAAGGAGGAGATTGTCCACCAGTTGCCCAGCAACGAGCCTGAGGACCTGGAGCGCAACCTGGAGCAGGTAGTCCAGTGGATAGAGCAGTGGGTGAAGGACAACAACTAG